Part of the Pseudarthrobacter sp. L1SW genome, TGGCAGCCAATCGTGGAAGCATGCCCCTGGGATTCAGTACCCAGGACGCCCAGGGCAGCCGCCGAGCAGTTTGCGGAAACCCAACCGGACCGGTTCATCTATTCGATCAGGGCCGGGCAACGCCGGGCAGCACTTCCTGAGCAGGCCGTCACCGGACCTTGGCGGATTCTTGTGGACAGCACCCGGGAAGCGGCCGAGGAACTGCGTGCCCAACAGCGCGGCGATGGACCGGCGCGCAGCTAACCTGCAGGGCGCTATCCCGCCACGGCCAGTTGGCCGCGGAAGGCACGGCGGTATGACTGCGGACTGGTGTCCAGGACCTTGGCGAAGTGGTGCCGCAGCAGGACGGGGTGCCCGAAGCCGGACTCCCTGGCGATTTCTTCGATGTTCAGGTCCGTGGATTCAAGGAGTTCCTGGGCCCGGAGCACCCGCTGTGAATTGAGCCAGGCGGCAGGCGTCGCTCCGGTCTCGGACCGGAAGCGCCTGGCAAATGTCCTGGCGGACATGTGCACGCGCGCCGCCAGCTCGTTCACGGTGTGCTCGCGGTCCAGGTTCTCCACCATCCAGCGCAGCAGTTGCTCCATGGGAGCTGAACCGCAGGTTGGCATCGGCCGGTCGATGAACTGCGCCTGGCCGCCGTCGCGGTGCGGAGGAACCACCATGTCCCTGGCGATCGCCGCAGCCACATGCGCCCCGAGTTCTACGCGCACCAGGTGGAGGCACGCATCGATCCCGGCGGCCGTCCCTGCGGACGTGATGATGTTGCCGTCCTGTACGTAGAGGACGTTTTCGTCCACCTGGACGCGGGGATACTCGGCAGCCAGTTGGCCTGAGTAGTGCCAGTGGGTGGTGCAGCGGCGCCCATC contains:
- a CDS encoding protealysin inhibitor emfourin; translation: MKISVERTGGTAAIPRVWTVEAQSKSAISQWQPIVEACPWDSVPRTPRAAAEQFAETQPDRFIYSIRAGQRRAALPEQAVTGPWRILVDSTREAAEELRAQQRGDGPARS
- a CDS encoding GlxA family transcriptional regulator produces the protein MLKSVAVIVVPNFSMFEFGTACEVFGIDRSGRGSGVPAFDFRVCTPQPGNVRLKSGLSLNVGLGLEATEDADLVIMAPYGRDDELPESVLEALRAADARGAWVMSICSGAFALARAGLLDGRRCTTHWHYSGQLAAEYPRVQVDENVLYVQDGNIITSAGTAAGIDACLHLVRVELGAHVAAAIARDMVVPPHRDGGQAQFIDRPMPTCGSAPMEQLLRWMVENLDREHTVNELAARVHMSARTFARRFRSETGATPAAWLNSQRVLRAQELLESTDLNIEEIARESGFGHPVLLRHHFAKVLDTSPQSYRRAFRGQLAVAG